From the genome of Oscillatoria salina IIICB1, one region includes:
- the chrA gene encoding chromate efflux transporter gives MSSKILELAKLFSKLGTIAFGGPAAHIAMMEDEVVNRRRWITRDRFLDLIGVTNLIPGPNSTEMAIHVGYIYGGLSGLFVAGICFIFPAVLITGILAWIYVQFGNLPEIEPLFYGIKPAVLAIIFGALWRLGKKAVKSRQLLVIGLGVVPLILLGINEAIALLVGGIVGAIWLKLGKDPPENSASMLVAGLNLSAILENTIVIAAEVTTTVKPALWELGLFFLKVGSILFGSGYVLIAFLEGEVVGKYQWLTQQQLLDAIAIGQFTPGPVLSTSTFIGYLILGVPGAIAATLGIFLPSFFFVAILNPIIPKLRESKWTAAFLDAVNVSAVALMAVVTFRLIVETLFQPLDLVGIAIAIVAGIIVLRWKINAAWIVLGSAAIGYFISVLI, from the coding sequence TTGTCAAGCAAAATATTAGAATTGGCAAAATTATTTAGCAAACTAGGCACGATCGCATTTGGTGGACCTGCCGCTCATATTGCCATGATGGAAGACGAAGTGGTAAATAGAAGAAGGTGGATAACACGCGATCGTTTTCTCGATCTCATCGGTGTAACTAACTTGATCCCCGGTCCAAATTCAACCGAAATGGCAATTCACGTCGGTTATATTTACGGTGGCTTATCAGGGTTATTTGTCGCCGGAATTTGCTTTATTTTTCCGGCGGTATTAATTACGGGAATTTTGGCTTGGATTTATGTACAATTTGGTAATCTTCCCGAAATTGAACCTTTATTTTATGGAATAAAACCAGCAGTTTTAGCAATAATTTTTGGGGCTTTATGGCGATTAGGAAAAAAAGCCGTTAAGAGTCGGCAACTGTTGGTAATTGGTTTAGGTGTCGTACCTTTAATTTTATTAGGAATTAACGAAGCGATCGCACTTTTGGTAGGTGGGATAGTTGGCGCAATTTGGTTAAAATTAGGCAAAGATCCGCCCGAAAATAGCGCATCAATGCTAGTGGCGGGTTTAAATTTAAGTGCCATATTGGAAAATACCATAGTTATTGCCGCCGAAGTAACAACAACCGTCAAACCTGCATTATGGGAATTAGGTTTATTTTTCCTAAAAGTAGGCAGTATCTTATTTGGTAGCGGCTATGTTTTAATAGCTTTTTTAGAAGGCGAAGTTGTGGGAAAATATCAATGGTTAACACAACAACAATTATTAGATGCGATCGCTATCGGTCAATTTACCCCAGGTCCAGTATTATCCACCTCAACCTTCATCGGCTACCTTATTTTAGGCGTTCCCGGCGCGATCGCCGCAACCCTTGGAATTTTTCTACCCTCATTTTTCTTCGTCGCTATCCTCAACCCGATAATTCCCAAACTACGCGAGTCCAAATGGACAGCAGCCTTTCTCGACGCAGTCAACGTGAGCGCGGTAGCATTAATGGCAGTAGTCACCTTTCGCTTAATCGTCGAAACCTTATTTCAACCCTTAGATTTAGTTGGTATAGCGATCGCGATCGTTGCTGGTATAATCGTCTTACGCTGGAAAATCAACGCCGCTTGGATCGTTTTAGGAAGCGCAGCGATCGGTTACTTTATTTCAGTCTTAATCTAA